Part of the Nostoc sp. ATCC 53789 genome, CCGGCTCCCCTGCTCCCCTGCCCCCCTGCTTCTTCCCCATTCCCCACTTCTAAGGCGTTCTCACTGCCCCAGAGTAAATCAAACCCCGTTGCAGATCGAGCGTTATAATCGCCCCATCGCGAATCACCTGTGTTGCCTGCTTCACGCCAACAATCACTGGCACACCGAGACGTAAGCCAATCACCGCCGCATGACTTGTGAGACTTTCCTCTTCCGTAATAATCCCGGCAGATTTGCGAATAGCTTCAACAAAATCGGCACTAGTGCGCGGTGCAACTAATATGTCTCCAGGATTAAAGTTACTAACATCCATGCCAGTATTCGCTACCCGTGCGCGACCACTCACTAAACCTTGTCCTAATCCAATTCCGTGACCTAGTACCGCCGTCACCACCTCAACCTTAATCAAATCTGTGGAGCCGGAAATTCCCTGGAGTGTGCCAGCAGTCATTACTACTAAATCTCCCTCCGACAGTAACTTCAACTCCTGAGCCACATTAATCGCAGCTTGGAATGTTTGACCAGTGGAAGGTAATCCTAGCACCAATAGCGGTTTTACTCCCCACACCATTTGTAGCTGCCGCGCTACATTCACATGGGGGGTAACAGCCAAAATCGGTGTATTGGGACGGAACTTAGAGACATTGCGAGCAGTTGCCCCAGTTTGCGTTAAGGTCATAATTGCCGCTGCACCTAATTGTTCGGCAATTTGACCTACAGCTTGACTAATCGCATTAGGAATGGAGCGCCGAGCATCTCTCACGGAACGCAAGTTTAAGTGTTGGGCTTCCTCCTGCTCCATCCGCTCGGCAATCCGCGCCATCGTCGCCACTGCTTCTACAGGAAAGCTACCCACAGCAGTTTCATTGGAGAGCATCACCGCATCAGTGCCGTCTAAAATGGCGTTTGCCACATCCGACACTTCCGCGCGAGTGGGACGAGGATTGCTCACCATGCTGTCTAACATCTGGGTGGCGGTGATGATGGGAATCCCTAAGCGATTTGCTGTAGCAATTAGCCGCTTTTGGAGTACCGGAACATCTTCTGCCGGCAATTCTACGCCTAAATCGCCCCTGGCAACCATCACGCCATCACACAAAGCCAGAATCGCCTCCATTTGTTCAATGGCTTCATGTTTTTCAATTTTGGCAACCACCGGCACTTGCTTGCCTGTACTAGAAATTAGTTCTTTAATTTCAATCATGTCCTGCGGATTGCGGACAAAGGAAAGTGCCACCCAATCTACACCTTGATCTAGACCAAACATCAGATCCTCTCGGTCTTTGTCGGTCATTGCCTTAATTGAGAGGTAAACGCCGGGGAAGTTTACGCCTTTGTTGTTAGAAAGTTTACCAGGCACGGTGATGCGACAATGCAAATCACCTTTGTCTCGGTTAATCTCCTCCACGACCATTTCTACTCGTCCATCATCAAGGAGGATTTTTGCACCAACAGGTACTTCTTCGGCTAAATAATCGTAGGTGACGCAGCTAATTTCCTGCGTGCCTACCACCGGACGGTTTGTCAAGGTGAAGCGATCGCCTTTTGCCAAAACTATAGACCCGTTGTCAAACTTCCCCAAGCGAATTTTTGGGCCCTGCAAGTCTTGGAGAATGGCCACTGGCTGATTTAATTCAAAAGCGGTTTGCCGAATTAAGCGAATACTACGCTGATGGTCGGCATGAGTTCCGTGGGAGAAGTTTAGCCGCAGCGTCGTGGCTCCCGCTTCAATAATCGCCTTGAGCATTTCAGGACTGCTAGTGGCGGGGCCAATAGTAGCGACAATTTTTGTCCGGCGCAGAGAATCTCTTAATTGCATAGGGGCTGAAGTGAGGGAGCTATCTGGGAAGTCATCGTAACTTAAGTTGCATCTCCTTTTCAGTCACTGCTATACCAATAGATATAAGCAGTTAGAGAGGTTTTATGGGAGAGTGAGGGCTGTGGGATAGACTAGATATAGTACATCAATCTTGTATCCATCCTCCCAACGAAAGAGTTTATCCCATCAACTTTTTGACAATTGCCATACCCCACTTATCAGTAAAGATTAGTTCTTGTCTGGAATCATAGCGTTATTCATCTACTGATATGCAAAGCTGTGGATAAATATTGCTATACAAAAGGTTACAAAACTTTATTCTTCACTAATATTTATCGTATATTCGTAATGTTTGATTAAGAAGGAGTCAATGTTAGAAATGATCGCATCGGAGGCACGAAAGCCACTGACAATCCCGCCAAAGGAATTTTTAGCGCCTCCTGGTGATTTTAATCCCACGCTATTGCTGTTTTTGGTAGCTGTAGCAATGCTGGTGTTATCTAACTTTGGTTACTGGCTTTGGGAATGGCCCCACTGGCTCTGCTTTAGCGTTAACACTATTGCGTTGCATTGTGCTGGGACGGTTATTCACGACGCTTGTCACCAATCAGCCCATCGTAACCGAGTGATGAATGCGATGTTAGGACATGGCAGTGCGTTGATGCTAGCTTTTGCCTTTCCAGTATTTACGCGGGTGCATTTACAGCATCATGGCCATGTCAACCATCCCAAAGACGACCCAGATCATTATGTCTCTACGGGTGGCCCACTGTGGCTGATTGCGGTGCGGTTTTTGTACCATGAGGTGTTTTTCTTTCAACGGCGACTGTGGCGGAAATATGAGCTATTGGAATGGTTCATCAGCCGTTTAATTGTCGGTGTAATTGTTTATATATCAGTGCAATACCACTTTTTGGGTTACATTCTCAATTTTTGGTTTATACCAGCTTTTGTAGTGGGGATAGCACTGGGATTATTTTTCGACTATTTACCGCATCGTCCCTTTGCAGAGCGCGATCGCTGGAAAAATGCTCGCGTCTACCCAAACCAAGTTCTCAATATCCTGATTATGGGACAGAATTACCACTTAATTCATCATCTGTGGCCATCTATTCCTTGGTACAATTACCAGCCTGCTTACTATGTCATGAAGCCCCTCTTAGATGAAAAAGGATGTTATCAAACTTCAGGATTGTTGCAGAAAAAGGACTTTTTTGAGTTTGTTTATGACATCTTTTTAGGAATTCGTTTTCATCATCAAAAAGAATAGAGTTGTTGCAGCATTTCCTTTGCTAATTCTAGAGCGGGGATGGCTTGCTCACGGCTGACGCTAGAAAAGTGATCTGAAAACTTATCCAGTGAGTCACCCGCTTCTAGATAATCAAGCAAGGTTTTTAGCGGCACACGAGTACCAACAAAAACAGGAGTTTCCCCCAATATATCGGGGCCACTATGAACAACACGCGATGTGGATGTCATATAGTTACTTGTGTGCGACAGACTAGGTTTTGATCCTAACTCTCATCGTCTTGGAAATCTCAGCATATATTCCATCAATCACGCCATTTTGCATACAGGTAATTATTCAGAATATTTTCATCTTTGCTCAGTAATATATTATTATTTAATAAAGCATTCGCCGTAATAATCCGATCAAAAGGATCGCGAGTCCAAGTAATAGTTAAGCTAGTACTGATAATATCATTAAAGTTTTGATTACATATTTTTAAACCAATTTCCTCGGACAGGTTAGGAATAATCACATCCGGTTTATCTTTAAGACGTTTTATTTCATATAAATACTGTAACTCTAATCTCACAATTGGCGAGATATAAACGTCATTATCATTAATTAATGTTTTAGCAATATCAGTTAATTTATCTGTCAAGCCAGCATAGAGCCACGCTACAACATGAGTGTCAAGATAAATCAATATTAATCTCCTGTTCCCAACTGATATTAACTAAATCATCTGGATTTCCTTGAATAGCATCAGATTTAAATGTTAAGTTTTTAATTTTATCTTTTTTTTCTATAGGAACAATTTTTAATAACTTACCATTTTTGTTAATTTCTAGTGGAATACCTGTTTCTAGCACCTCATCTAGTAGACGCTCAATATTATTACTTAATTCCGTTAGTGTAACCTTTTTCATTGCTTGTATTAAATATCTACATTCACATTCTTTGATGAGCTTAGATATCATAGCAAAAAATTTTCCCTTACCCTAAAGATTGTTATGGAATGTAGCAACAATACCTCAAATTATCTAGTTCTGTGGATGTTTGCGATCGTTTCCGACAGGGCGTAGCCCATCGCCATCTTGTCACGGTGCATTATAAAAACCTTTGCGATCGCCTCATCGTTGTTCTAGGCTACAGGAAGCAAGCTACGCTGCGATCGCAGTAATTAAACTCACACAGAACGCCAATTTTCGATTTGCAAGTTAGGTACTCTTTGAAATTCTCGGACATTAGATGTCACCAAAATATAGCTAATTTAAGAAAGCTTCTGATCTGGGCTGCTTGTTCTGCTTCTTTTGAATCAAAAGGTAAAATTGTAATTGAATCTAATAATATTTCAATAGTTGATTGGATTTTAACAGCGCGTTGTGTGTTTATAGCTAATCCATATTTCACCTCCATAACTGTTAGAGATGAAACAAAAATTTCAGTAGGGGAGATTAACTTTATTCGCTTGAGGGTGTTTTCTTCTCCTTTGACAAAATCACTAATGACGCAAGTATCCAGTAAATAACCCATACATAATTAAAGTTCTATTTCGTTCGGTGGTATCAGTTCCTCTCGATATGATTCAAAAATAATACTTTCTTTTATACCTGAATATTGCATGATTATTTCTGGCCATTGGCTGGGTTTAGTTTCTAAGAAGGTGACAAACACTAAACTTTCACTGATACCTTCTGGTGTTTCAGCTAATTCAATTTTGCCGTTTTTATAAATTCCTTGAATTGTTTTTAATATATAGCTTACCTCCTATATAAATTTTAATCTATAGGACTCATATTTGACTGTTTAAAAAATTTAGTATAACTCAAAGAGACTTCTTGACTATTGCCTGACTACGCAAATAATTTCATAAATGAAATCGGATCGCTATATAAAAATAACCTCTGAAAGCGATCGCCTCGAAAGTTTCCCGAAAGTGCGATCGCTTACATTGGGTGACTATAAATAACCACGTAACTTAGCACAACTGTATCGAATTAAATCCTCTAGGTTATTTAAGTAAACCCAGAGTTTTACGGTCTTGTCATAACTAGCAGAAGGCATGGTCTATTTTTTAACCAACATTACCTGCAGACAACACTTGTTCAACTGTAAGTGCAATTTCCGAGAAAGTTGCAGACACAATTTGCTGACTCCCGCTAAACTCCTTCTCCTCGTACAATCCTTCTGACAACAATAAAATCGTAATTTTTGACTCTATTGGATCTACAATCCAATATTCAGCAATCTCTAACGCTGCATATTCAGAACGTTTATACCGATAATCGCGTTTTACTGAATCAGGACTGACAACTTCCACTACTAATATCGGCGCAGACTGACAAACAGCAGACTCATCAAGGAATTCCATTACCTGTTCAGCCGTGACAACATAAACATCAGGCAATCTTGACTTTCGCCATCCCGTTCTTACACCTGCCTCTCTAAAACATAACCAAGGTAAACTCAAGCGATTGATTTCTGTGTCAAATGTCTGTTCAAGGAATTTAGCAAGTAGTAAATGTCTAAAAGTTGGTGGATTCATGCGTTCTAGTTTTCCATCCACCAGTTCATAACGGCTATCAGTACCATCGTTATAAGCGAGATATTCTTCAAAAGAGTATAGACGCTCTGTAGTTGTCTGTGTCATCGCGCAACTTTTAAATAAAGGTTTTTTTGAGGTAGTACTCAAAAAATCATGAGTAATTGCACATTGGCTTGTAGTAGCGTTTAAACGTGTAGGCAAATAAAAAAGCTGTGTAATTTTATCACCGACAAAGCACGATTCTATCGTTAGCTACTCAATACTTGGGAAAAAATAAAGTTGTATATACAATTTAATAATACTACTATCCTAAAAAAATCCAAAAGTTCTATTGCGGCACAATTTTGTGCGATCGCATTTGCTAAAAATCAAAAGAATGATTTTTTCTGACTTACTCCTTGTAGACACCCTGCGTGAGCTTGCGGCCTTTGCTTAATTCAATCGGTAAAAGAGTGCGATCGCTTGGATATTGCCCCTGATGTCATCTTTAAACCTATAACTGGAATTCTCACCTGCAAAAGGAGAGCTTAACAGCGATCGCTAAACTTAATGACTGTCCTGCTGTTTCTCTATTGGCTCGAATTTATTTCATCTATGATAGATTCCATTACACAGTTATTATTATCCTCTTTCTTCCTCTTCCCAGGCGAACAATCTATTTTTTCTGGATTTCCAACTTTATCCCTGATCGAGTCTTGAGAAATTTTTGACAAATACCATCCTAATGGTAATTTAGGCCCTTTTTCTTTTACTGGAGTTTTACCGTCATTGTTCTTTACTGGAGTTCCACCGTCTACATGAGTTAAATAGAATTGCCTAAACCGATGATCCTTCAAATCACTATCTTTATCAATTTTTCCGTCTAGTTCGTATTCACCCTGCTTAACAACACTACGTCCTCTGGCTTCTCTTGAGTTCAAAAAAGCTAGAATTGGTGACAACAGTTCGTTTAGTCCTTGGACTTTTGATGGTTCTAAGAAATCGTTATTAGTGATGGCTAGATATACAACTTTGAAAGTTTTATCTTTTATCTCTTTTTCTAAAATTTTTTCTAACCTTTGACCTATATCTCGTGCAGTTGTGAAACCGGAGTTTTCAAAGTAGCCTCCGTCTGCTAAACGAGTTTTCAGACCGTTCTTATAAGTTAGTTCCTGATTACCATTCGCATCGTTGCATTTTTTAAACCAACCAACTGGAGTGACTAATGGAAACCTAGCACTGAGGACAGCAGCCGTACTGAGAGGAAAGTCAATATTAGCTCCATTAACACTACAAGCAACGGTGCGAATATCATTAAGAGGGGGAAATTTTGAATCAGGAGAATTGAAGTTGAACGGACTTAACAATAAACGCTCTCCAGTCCCTACTACTGTCGTATTTAAGACAAGAGCAGGAGCATCATCTTTATCTGGATTCCAATGTTTGTAATAAGAATCCGCAAGGGGATTATTCTTACCCCATTCGCTTTTCCACCCGCCTTCAAACGCATACTCTAGACCCCTGGCTCTGTCTAAACTCTCAATAGGAATAGGAATAAAACGTTGGACAAAATCAGAAAATAATCCTGCTCCAAGCAAGGGAGATAGCAAGTCTTTATCTAACAGTTCATGTGCTTTTTTTTCTAGTGGACCTCTACCATCATCTTGTTTCTCTAGAGGCTTCTTATAATCTAGCAAACAGTCCTTTGCGTTTAAAGAAGGTGGAGGTGCAGTATTTTTAACCAAGCTAGAAAATGCCGCAGCACCAAGGCTACCACCAGAGACACCGCTAATGGCAAAAACATGATGAGCAAAGGCAGGGCATAAATCTTGTAATCGGGATAGCGTTGATGCCGCATGATATGCAGCAAAAATTCCACCTCCCTGCGCCGAAATAATGTATATAGGGTATGGAGTTTTCTGTTTAGTCTTCTTAATCTCTTCTTGACGTTTTCCTAGCCAATTTTTAAACTTTGAATCTAATGTTTCTTCTTTTATCCATTTTTCAAACTTTGGATCTGATGTTCCTTTTGATTCATTTTTACTAATAGTGGTAGCAGGGGTAGCAGTAGTCGCAGTGATGAGTCTGATTTGATGATTGTCATTCAGATCCAATCCGCTAAAGACAAAAGCAAGTATTACAGGAATTATAATTACTGCAAAAGCAGTGACCTGAATATTTTTATTAAACCCAAAATAATAAAAAGGATATACAAGTGTCAGAATGGTCACAAGAAATAAAGCAATTAGCGTGATTGAGCCAACAGTTTGGCATAACGATTGGAAGAAGTAAGGATTTGATTTTACGGCTATACTTAGCAGAAAATAATCTATAGAAAAAAGTGAAATTACAATTACAACTAAGCTAACAGAAACAATAATTACGATAGTGTTGAATTCGTCTTTCAATTTCCTAGGTGTATCTTTTAGATGATATATCAGATATAAAACCACTAAATAAAACACCAAATAAATTCCTAAAGGCAGATAGTATTTAATCGGCTCAATAATCTGAGTATCACTACGAAAATTAGAGAAGACAGATATAATAATAATCCCTAAAATCGGAAGACATGATATCCATCCGTAAGGATGTTCTCTTTCTTGGTTATTTTGATGTGTAGGCATTTCGCAAGAACTATCTGAATTTACTTTGGGTTTTTGGTGGTTCGTTGCCATTTTCCAAAGCACTGGAGCAGCAATAAAAAGCCATACAAGAAAACCAATCAAGAAGAAAATCCCTGCACACTTAGGACTTAACCATAGATATTTATCTTCAAACCCAGAATCAGACCTGAAAAAACCAATGGCTATACTTAATAACGGTACAGAACTAAAAAATCCTACTTCAAAAGATTGTAGTAAATAATTCAAAATTTGACTGAAAAAACCAAATTGGGTCAAAGAAACCTTACAAGGATTTTTAGGTATTTTTAAGAACCGTTGCGCTAAAAATAAACATAAACATGATATTACGATAATAAACAGACATATGACTACAGATAAAACTATCTCTCTCAAGGCGAATTTTTCGTCATTTATATTTAAAATAAATACTCGATAAAATTCCAGTATTTGATCTAATCCAAGAAATCCACCAAAAAATATAAAAGACAATAGCGATATAAACGCAACTAGCCATAAATTGCCAAATTCGTTTAAGGATGACTCAACTGTTTTGTCATTTGTCATACACCCATTCCTTTGAACTGCAAATTTTAATTGCACGAGAAGAATACACTTTGCAATCCCTCTAAAGCAATGGAAGTTTGCCAACTTAAGCACAGGGAACTTAAAGAATTATTACAAACGTCTCTGTAAATCCCAGTAGTAATTTCTAGAACAACTGAGAAATTGAGCAAATCAGATTGCAAAATCCAGCCTTGCATAAATGCGGGATGAGTTGCGAGTTTCGCGCAAAGCACAGTGAAATATTGACTTTTCGCACCTACTCTGAAAGTGCTATTTGCAATATGCGCGGAACAAAAATCTGCAACACCCAAAATTATTGCAGTGTGTTACAACTCCGCGATGTTCACAAAGTAGCGTGCTTATAATCTCATAAATAAATTTATAATCTCTTGAATTAACTTATAATCAGATACATTAATGTGCTTACTCTGCTAAATCTCAATCTGATGTCTATATGCTCTCACTAACGAATATATACTACTGCATAATATCCCTGAATTTAAACGATATAAAAGCATGAGGCAACCTCTAGGCTAACTAGTTCCCTTGTTTGCCTACAGCTTGTGTAAATTAAATTAAATCCAACGTTTTCATCGTGCCTACAAAACAACGCAGACGTGGTGCAATTCTTACACCAAAAGGATTGCATAAACTTCAGGATGCAAAACAACAAGCAGAATTTAATGAAAACGGTAACAAGCGATTTACTCTTGATGATCTGAGTGATCAAACAGGTTTAGACTCTCATACCCTGTGTAAGATTTTTAGCTGTAGCAACAAAGTTGATCGGTACTCTCTCACTCGATGTTTTCAGGCATTCAAAATATTATTAGAGCCGGATGATTATGATGTCGCCACGATTCCCCTGCTCATAACTAGCTCAGAGTTACAACAGCGAGAAACCTGCAAGGATAAGACTTTAGGCAGAGAGGAGGACAAAAAACTTGGATTACAGTTGAACCTAGATGTAAATGAGGTCAACTTGCCCATGACTCCACCTGAAGAAATTCGCTCAAAAGCAATAACACTGCTGGAAGAATTATCGGGAGAATCTTTACTAAAAGCAGTTAAATTTTTAGAATCCCTTTCTCAAGAGTCTTTACCGCTAAGTCAAAACAAGCTTGAACATAGCAACGGTGTTGCGAAGAATATTACGCTCAATTAAACTAACAAGATTTTTCAACAGCCATAAAAATAACCTCTGGAAGCGATCGCACCTTTAATTGCTACTATTCCTACACTTAGGGAATAACGAACCGCAGAGGCGCAGTATTTCGACTTCGCTCAATAACCGGACACGGAGAAATCAGAGTTTGAGAAATATTTTGCGTCAGTCCTAACAAAGAATAGAGTTGTTGTATGAAGGGATGCCTAGGTTGGGCTGCACCAACGGGTCAAAAATCTTTGATTTCATATAACCACATTTGGAGCGATCGCTGCTAGAACCTGCTAACACTGGGTATTAATTGGAAGGAAATCAGCCGTAGAATAGCGATCGCGCCCCTTTTGTTTGGCATTGTACATTGCTTGATCGGCTGAGGCGATGAGTATATCTGGCTTGATGTCCCAAGTGGGTATGACAGAACTAATACCTAAACTAAGTGTGACGATATCCTTGACATCAGACTTTGCATGAGGAATGGCCTGATCGTGAATTGCTTGTTGAATACTTTCTGCTACTTTGATCGCTCCTACTAAGTCAGTATTGGGAAGGAGTACCGAAAATTCTTCTCCTCCGTAACGCGCTACTAGATCGGCAGGACGATGAACTGTCTGTTGCACTGTTTGCGCTATTATGATTAGACAATGATCGCCTCCAAGATGACCATAGTAGTCGTTATAAGATTTGAATTTATCAACATCCAATAAAATCAGTGACAGGGGTTGTTGTTCTTGTGCAAGGCGTTTCCATTCTGCTTGTAGTCGTCCATCAAAGCAGCGACGGTTAGCCACCTGAGTCAAACCATCTAGATTTACCAGTTGTTCTAGTTTCTGATTTACATCTTCTGCTTTTTCTTTAGCAATTAGTAACTCTGCTGTTCTCTCCTGTACCTGTTGTTCCAAAGTTTCCAAAGATGTTTGTAACTGAAGTGCCATGTTGTTAAATGATTTTGCCAGTTGACCTATTTCATCTTTTGAGCTAATTTTGGCGCGGATATCTAAGTTACCTGCGGTAAATTGGAAAACTATATTGGTAAGGGAAATTATTGGCTTTGTTAGCACTTGCCCAATGGCAAAAGCAATGATTGTCACTACTGAAGCGATAATTGCAAATAGAAACATTGCGTCACGAATTTGCTTTTCTACAGGTGCTAGGGCAACAGCAAGGGGTTGTGCGAACAACACAGACCAAGGTTTATATTTTAAACGAGCGATCACAATCAGATTAACCTGATTACCTGTTGCTGACAAAGATGTAATTAAATCCGACTGTTTATTATCCAATGCTTGCTTAAGTTTTGACTCATTAGTGGCCAATTCTTTGACAGGATAATTAGGTAAACGTCTTTCTTGTTGCAGTTTAATTACAACATCCAAAGGCAGAGGCACAATTGATTTAAAAAGTAGATTTGGTGCAGTGCTATGTGCCAGATAAATATTATTTTCATCTAAAAGAATAGCAAATGATTTTGCCCCAGCTCGTTCAGTTTCTCTAGTTACTAACTGCTGAACAACAGTCGCATTGTATGAAACACGCAATACACCCAATATATCTCCCTTGGCATTGCGAACTGGACTGCTAAAAAACAGGGTAATAAGGTCAGGAATTGTCGGCGATCGCTTCATGCTAGAAACAAAGGATAACCCAGTTTCTAGCGGTTTTTTAAAATAATCTTCAACTGATTCATCTTTGCCAATATTCGGTGTTGTATATGTATCCAATACATTTTTCCCGTTTAAGTCGAGCAAAGAGTATGAGATAATATTGAGCATATCTTTGCGACTGAGACGAATTAATGTTTCTGTCGCCAATTTCATTTCGGGACTGTCATCTCGCTGTTTTGGAGTTAGGCTGAGGTAGCGTGCCAAACCTGGTAAAATCGCCTCTACACGCACGGCATTGAGATTTCCATCAATAAAGGCATCTATTCTGTTAGCAGTTTCGTTAGCCGCCGCAGATAGGGCTTGTTTCGCGTTGTCAGTTAGTGCTTTTTCAGTTGTCTGTTTGTTGATAAATGACAATAACAGCAACGGAATCAAAGCAACAATCAGAAACGAAGTGATCAACTTTGTACGGATGCCGCCCAAAAGAGATTGCTTCATGGCTTTAAACTAGGAGGGAGGCTTCAATAATGAAGAATTGAACAAAGTTTTTAGCTCAGGAATGCGCGTCACGTTTCCAGAGCGAATAAAAAAGTCTGCATATATCTTGGCAGTTTTGTAGATGGAGTTAGGGCTGC contains:
- the pyk gene encoding pyruvate kinase; this encodes MQLRDSLRRTKIVATIGPATSSPEMLKAIIEAGATTLRLNFSHGTHADHQRSIRLIRQTAFELNQPVAILQDLQGPKIRLGKFDNGSIVLAKGDRFTLTNRPVVGTQEISCVTYDYLAEEVPVGAKILLDDGRVEMVVEEINRDKGDLHCRITVPGKLSNNKGVNFPGVYLSIKAMTDKDREDLMFGLDQGVDWVALSFVRNPQDMIEIKELISSTGKQVPVVAKIEKHEAIEQMEAILALCDGVMVARGDLGVELPAEDVPVLQKRLIATANRLGIPIITATQMLDSMVSNPRPTRAEVSDVANAILDGTDAVMLSNETAVGSFPVEAVATMARIAERMEQEEAQHLNLRSVRDARRSIPNAISQAVGQIAEQLGAAAIMTLTQTGATARNVSKFRPNTPILAVTPHVNVARQLQMVWGVKPLLVLGLPSTGQTFQAAINVAQELKLLSEGDLVVMTAGTLQGISGSTDLIKVEVVTAVLGHGIGLGQGLVSGRARVANTGMDVSNFNPGDILVAPRTSADFVEAIRKSAGIITEEESLTSHAAVIGLRLGVPVIVGVKQATQVIRDGAIITLDLQRGLIYSGAVRTP
- the crtR gene encoding beta-carotene hydroxylase, whose product is MIASEARKPLTIPPKEFLAPPGDFNPTLLLFLVAVAMLVLSNFGYWLWEWPHWLCFSVNTIALHCAGTVIHDACHQSAHRNRVMNAMLGHGSALMLAFAFPVFTRVHLQHHGHVNHPKDDPDHYVSTGGPLWLIAVRFLYHEVFFFQRRLWRKYELLEWFISRLIVGVIVYISVQYHFLGYILNFWFIPAFVVGIALGLFFDYLPHRPFAERDRWKNARVYPNQVLNILIMGQNYHLIHHLWPSIPWYNYQPAYYVMKPLLDEKGCYQTSGLLQKKDFFEFVYDIFLGIRFHHQKE
- a CDS encoding DUF433 domain-containing protein translates to MTSTSRVVHSGPDILGETPVFVGTRVPLKTLLDYLEAGDSLDKFSDHFSSVSREQAIPALELAKEMLQQLYSF
- a CDS encoding PIN domain-containing protein — its product is MIYLDTHVVAWLYAGLTDKLTDIAKTLINDNDVYISPIVRLELQYLYEIKRLKDKPDVIIPNLSEEIGLKICNQNFNDIISTSLTITWTRDPFDRIITANALLNNNILLSKDENILNNYLYAKWRD
- a CDS encoding type II toxin-antitoxin system Phd/YefM family antitoxin, whose translation is MISKLIKECECRYLIQAMKKVTLTELSNNIERLLDEVLETGIPLEINKNGKLLKIVPIEKKDKIKNLTFKSDAIQGNPDDLVNISWEQEINIDLS
- a CDS encoding PIN domain-containing protein; the protein is MGYLLDTCVISDFVKGEENTLKRIKLISPTEIFVSSLTVMEVKYGLAINTQRAVKIQSTIEILLDSITILPFDSKEAEQAAQIRSFLKLAIFW
- a CDS encoding Uma2 family endonuclease, encoding MTQTTTERLYSFEEYLAYNDGTDSRYELVDGKLERMNPPTFRHLLLAKFLEQTFDTEINRLSLPWLCFREAGVRTGWRKSRLPDVYVVTAEQVMEFLDESAVCQSAPILVVEVVSPDSVKRDYRYKRSEYAALEIAEYWIVDPIESKITILLLSEGLYEEKEFSGSQQIVSATFSEIALTVEQVLSAGNVG
- a CDS encoding patatin-like phospholipase family protein; this encodes MTNDKTVESSLNEFGNLWLVAFISLLSFIFFGGFLGLDQILEFYRVFILNINDEKFALREIVLSVVICLFIIVISCLCLFLAQRFLKIPKNPCKVSLTQFGFFSQILNYLLQSFEVGFFSSVPLLSIAIGFFRSDSGFEDKYLWLSPKCAGIFFLIGFLVWLFIAAPVLWKMATNHQKPKVNSDSSCEMPTHQNNQEREHPYGWISCLPILGIIIISVFSNFRSDTQIIEPIKYYLPLGIYLVFYLVVLYLIYHLKDTPRKLKDEFNTIVIIVSVSLVVIVISLFSIDYFLLSIAVKSNPYFFQSLCQTVGSITLIALFLVTILTLVYPFYYFGFNKNIQVTAFAVIIIPVILAFVFSGLDLNDNHQIRLITATTATPATTISKNESKGTSDPKFEKWIKEETLDSKFKNWLGKRQEEIKKTKQKTPYPIYIISAQGGGIFAAYHAASTLSRLQDLCPAFAHHVFAISGVSGGSLGAAAFSSLVKNTAPPPSLNAKDCLLDYKKPLEKQDDGRGPLEKKAHELLDKDLLSPLLGAGLFSDFVQRFIPIPIESLDRARGLEYAFEGGWKSEWGKNNPLADSYYKHWNPDKDDAPALVLNTTVVGTGERLLLSPFNFNSPDSKFPPLNDIRTVACSVNGANIDFPLSTAAVLSARFPLVTPVGWFKKCNDANGNQELTYKNGLKTRLADGGYFENSGFTTARDIGQRLEKILEKEIKDKTFKVVYLAITNNDFLEPSKVQGLNELLSPILAFLNSREARGRSVVKQGEYELDGKIDKDSDLKDHRFRQFYLTHVDGGTPVKNNDGKTPVKEKGPKLPLGWYLSKISQDSIRDKVGNPEKIDCSPGKRKKEDNNNCVMESIIDEINSSQ
- a CDS encoding diguanylate cyclase, giving the protein MKQSLLGGIRTKLITSFLIVALIPLLLLSFINKQTTEKALTDNAKQALSAAANETANRIDAFIDGNLNAVRVEAILPGLARYLSLTPKQRDDSPEMKLATETLIRLSRKDMLNIISYSLLDLNGKNVLDTYTTPNIGKDESVEDYFKKPLETGLSFVSSMKRSPTIPDLITLFFSSPVRNAKGDILGVLRVSYNATVVQQLVTRETERAGAKSFAILLDENNIYLAHSTAPNLLFKSIVPLPLDVVIKLQQERRLPNYPVKELATNESKLKQALDNKQSDLITSLSATGNQVNLIVIARLKYKPWSVLFAQPLAVALAPVEKQIRDAMFLFAIIASVVTIIAFAIGQVLTKPIISLTNIVFQFTAGNLDIRAKISSKDEIGQLAKSFNNMALQLQTSLETLEQQVQERTAELLIAKEKAEDVNQKLEQLVNLDGLTQVANRRCFDGRLQAEWKRLAQEQQPLSLILLDVDKFKSYNDYYGHLGGDHCLIIIAQTVQQTVHRPADLVARYGGEEFSVLLPNTDLVGAIKVAESIQQAIHDQAIPHAKSDVKDIVTLSLGISSVIPTWDIKPDILIASADQAMYNAKQKGRDRYSTADFLPINTQC